One segment of Pseudomonas asgharzadehiana DNA contains the following:
- a CDS encoding type II toxin-antitoxin system RelE/ParE family toxin, translating to MYEVKHVLSANGVDIYQAWLDTVQDNRSKARITTRVDRASLGYFGITEPVGDGVFEMKLDFGPGFRVYYALQDRKIVFLLGGGSKARQQNDIEQAKALWKSYKVQQK from the coding sequence ATGTACGAAGTGAAACACGTGCTGTCCGCCAATGGCGTGGATATCTACCAAGCCTGGCTAGACACCGTTCAAGACAATCGTTCTAAAGCAAGAATCACCACCCGAGTGGACCGAGCGTCACTTGGTTACTTCGGAATAACCGAGCCGGTGGGTGATGGGGTCTTTGAAATGAAGCTCGACTTTGGCCCTGGGTTTCGCGTGTATTACGCACTCCAGGACCGAAAAATTGTTTTCCTGTTGGGCGGTGGCTCAAAGGCCAGGCAGCAGAACGACATCGAGCAAGCCAAGGCTCTCTGGAAATCCTATAAGGTGCAGCAAAAATGA